In Paenibacillus sp. JQZ6Y-1, the following proteins share a genomic window:
- a CDS encoding metal-dependent hydrolase has translation MDTATHFAMGFGLAGLAYVDPVVASDPSLAIAVMVATIIGSQAPDFDTILRLKDNATYVRNHRGITHSLPFMALWIALIGGGTSLLLHHEGFWHILLWTAIAVVLHVFTDLFNTYGTQAVRPFSETWISWNIINIFDPFIFGAHIVALLLWVTGLIPPAPLFITLYSTIAVYYVWRTTTHWYLTRKVERIDIEDGRSTEPDGHYVLIPTISLRRWHVVHAKKDGSYRVGWYSPDKLIWIDAVASMDHPAIEASRQHRDIRALLYFSSYTISEVEQTAGGYIVRWADVRYRHRRQYPFVAVVVMDKEFHAIDSYVGWLSPDKMNERLSVHVG, from the coding sequence ATGGATACTGCCACCCATTTTGCCATGGGGTTTGGACTTGCCGGACTCGCTTATGTGGACCCTGTTGTCGCTTCCGACCCCAGTCTAGCGATTGCGGTCATGGTTGCAACGATCATTGGTTCGCAGGCACCGGATTTTGATACCATTTTACGTTTAAAAGATAATGCTACGTATGTACGCAATCATCGCGGCATTACGCATTCCTTGCCATTTATGGCGCTCTGGATTGCGCTCATTGGTGGCGGCACTTCGCTGCTGCTGCATCATGAAGGCTTCTGGCACATTTTATTATGGACTGCGATTGCGGTGGTACTGCATGTATTTACCGATTTGTTTAACACCTACGGAACGCAGGCGGTACGCCCGTTTAGCGAAACTTGGATTTCATGGAATATTATTAATATTTTTGACCCATTTATTTTCGGTGCGCATATTGTAGCGCTGCTGCTGTGGGTGACAGGATTGATTCCGCCTGCACCGCTATTTATTACGCTGTACTCTACCATTGCTGTCTATTATGTATGGCGGACGACGACACACTGGTATTTGACCCGCAAGGTGGAGCGTATCGATATTGAAGACGGACGTTCGACAGAACCGGATGGACATTATGTGCTAATCCCGACCATTTCACTGCGTCGTTGGCATGTCGTTCATGCCAAAAAAGACGGTAGTTATCGAGTAGGCTGGTATAGCCCTGATAAATTGATCTGGATCGATGCGGTAGCGTCGATGGATCATCCAGCCATTGAAGCGTCCCGTCAGCATCGAGATATTCGAGCGCTGCTGTACTTTTCATCGTATACCATTTCTGAGGTAGAGCAGACAGCAGGCGGTTACATTGTACGCTGGGCGGATGTGCGCTATCGTCATCGTCGCCAGTACCCGTTTGTAGCGGTTGTGGTAATGGATAAAGAGTTTCATGCGATTGATTCGTATGTAGGCTGGCTGAGTCCTGATAAGATGAATGAGCGGTTGAGTGTGCATGTTGGGTAG